CACGACGAGGACGCCACGGGCAGGCCGTCCATCCTGCTCGCCGAACTCCACCCCGACGCTCTTCCCGCACCCACATATGAGCTGCCCGTCGGCGGGATCGAGATGCCCGGCGCGCAGGAGGACGGCTGGCCCGGCTTCTTCCACCGGGCTCACCGGCTCCTCCCCGCGAACGGCTTCCTCCTGCTGGCCACACGCCAGTGCCGGGACTCCGGACGCCTCACCGACCCGCTAGGCGCACTGATCGCGTCCGCCCGCACCGCCGGCTTCCGCTACCTCCAGCACATCGTGGTCGTCTACGGCCACCCGGTCGACGACCGACTCGTACCCGCCCTGCCGCCAGACGCGTCCCGCGGCGTCGCGCACTGCGACCTGATCGCCTTCTCCTCGATCACCCACGCGTAGGCCGAGGAGCAGGAGAACCGCGATGCCGTCCCCTCTCTCGGTCTGGAACACCGCTCCGACCTCCGCTCCCGCCCAGCGCGCCGACCGCTACGTCCCCGGCTCCGCCGCCCACCCCGCCAAAATGCTCCCCGCCATCGCCGCCCACGCCATTACCACCTACACCCGACCCGGGGACCTGGTCCTGGACCCCATGTGCGGCATCGGCACCACCCTCGTCGAAGCCATCGGCCTCGGCCGTCACGCCCTCGGCACCGAGTACGAACCGCGCTGGGCCGACCTGGCCCGAGCCAACACCGTCCAAGCCGTGGAGGCATCCGGACGCGGCAGCGGAAACGTCGCATGCGGCGACGCCCGCCGCCTCACCGAACTCATCGACGAACGCCACCACGGCGGGATCGCCCTCGTCGTCACCTCACCGCCGTACGGGAACTTCGTGCACGGACAGGTCCGCTCCACCCGCGAGACCGGTGAACGCGGAGTGTTCAAGCAGGACTACCGCTACAGCCACGACCCCTCCAACCTCGCCCACGTCTCCACCGACCGCCTTCTGGACGCCTTCACCGAGATCCTCACCCAGTGCAGGCACGTACTGCGCCCCGGTGGCACCGTGGTCGTCACCACCCGCCCGTGGCGTGAACGAGGCGAACTCATCGACCTGCCCTCCGCCGTCCTCGCCGCCGGCCAGGCCGCCGGACTCACCCCCACCGAACGCTGCGTCGCCCTCCTCGCCGGCATCCGCAATAGCCAGCTCATCGCCCGCCCCTCCTTCTTCCAGATGAAGAACGTCCGCGACGCCCGCCGCCAGGGCATCCCCCTCGCCGTGGTCCAGCACGAGGACGTCCTGATCTTCACCCGACCACTCGACCCCGTAGCCAGCCCCGCCGCGTGCTCCGGTCCGCTCCCGCCGCCTGATCGCCCCACTCGGCCGCGCAAGCCCGCCACCGTTGCGATGTACCGCTCCCGCACCTGCATCCGGGCGGCCCGTCATGACCACCGCTGACTGCTCTGGCGCGCTGATCGGCAGCCTGCTCGCCAGCATCGGTGGCCTCGACCTCAGCGTGATGGCCGCCCTCGTAGGCCATCACGCCTGGCACGCCGAGACCACCCCCCACACGAATCGGGTCCTCGCCTGCCTCTGGCCCGACGTCCCCCGGGAGGTGCCTGGTGACCGGAACACCACCCGAACCTGTCGTCGCACACGACTGTGGTCGCAGGCATCCTTGCTCCCACGGCAGAGCAGCAGGACCTGAAACGCCCGTGAGGACATGCCGTGGCCTCCGAACACGGGCGCACGGGTCCCCGACAGGGCGAAGAGAAGCCCACCAGGGAACGGGCACGCCGGGCTGCACTGAAGGGAACCGTGGTTCCTGCTCTAAAGAGCGGGAGCGCGAGAGTGGCCCCGAGGCGACCGGACCGGAACTCCCCGGCAGCGGTCTCTGGAGGTGCAGATGCCTCCGGGTTGCCGAGACGGTGGATGACGCGTGCAACACAACGGTGAAGTACCTGCTCGTTGATCGCCGAGACGCTGGGAGGCTCAGGAGAGAGCTGCACGTGGTCCGACGGTGCCTTGGCCTCGAGGTCCGGCGTGTGAGGAGGGACCCCAGCCCGGAGCGGTAACTGCTCAGCGGCGGGTGGACCGTCTCCCCCGCCGCTACTCACCCGTTTCCTCGGCGAGTCGCAGGGAGGCCTCGATGGCGTCGGCGATGTCGAGTCCGATGCGCAGCTGTCGCTCGTCGAGCTGCTGCTCGCGTACGTGCTGCTCGGTGGGGAGATTGAAGGTGATGACGCCATGTGCCACGTCGTCAGTCAGCTCGACGTGCAGGGCCTTGGCCATGCGCCTGACGTCGCCGAGCTGCACCATGAACCCGAACCGCTTACCGGGGATCGGGTCGCGGTAGACAGCCACCTTCACCTGGTGTTCTTTCAGGAATAGCTGCTTCCCCTCGTCGTCCCGCGAGTTCCAAATGTCGGCGAAGGTGCGTCCGGTGGGTGCGAACGTTCCGTTGTGCTCCTCGTACTCGGCCAGCTTGACGCGAAGGCGGGACAGCTTCGCCGTCTGGGAGTTGAGGAGCGACCAATAGACCTCTTCCTTCTCCGGGGTGTCGTACTTGCCGGCGCCGAAGTCGTCCTTCAGCCGCTTCAGGCGCGCCTCGGTGGCGCTGATGTCGTCGGATGGGTCGTGCAGCTCGGTGTGCGCCTCCCTCACCTCAGGGAGATGGCCCATATGCTCCAGGAAGAGCTTCGAGAATTCGCCCTCGAGGTCGGCGGTGTTCACTGCCGCCGGGCTCTCGCACGTCGACCGGACCTG
The Streptomyces tirandamycinicus DNA segment above includes these coding regions:
- a CDS encoding TRM11 family SAM-dependent methyltransferase, with translation MPSPLSVWNTAPTSAPAQRADRYVPGSAAHPAKMLPAIAAHAITTYTRPGDLVLDPMCGIGTTLVEAIGLGRHALGTEYEPRWADLARANTVQAVEASGRGSGNVACGDARRLTELIDERHHGGIALVVTSPPYGNFVHGQVRSTRETGERGVFKQDYRYSHDPSNLAHVSTDRLLDAFTEILTQCRHVLRPGGTVVVTTRPWRERGELIDLPSAVLAAGQAAGLTPTERCVALLAGIRNSQLIARPSFFQMKNVRDARRQGIPLAVVQHEDVLIFTRPLDPVASPAACSGPLPPPDRPTRPRKPATVAMYRSRTCIRAARHDHR